From a single Vampirovibrio chlorellavorus genomic region:
- the nagA gene encoding N-acetylglucosamine-6-phosphate deacetylase, whose protein sequence is MKIITGATLVHPDGRQTDSTLLIEGNRIRSISQEVPGSLLLNQENVEVFSGSGCYLTPGLIELHFNGALGCNLNQTSIREVQTLLTQLPAFGITSVVFTVITGALTDMVAAVHTLEEVIHHKTPFHCRPLGLHMEGPFINPAFRGTHPQADVRPATPDDLNILLSPHTKMITLAPEVGNNLDFIRELSQRGIQVSIGHSNATHAQVMQAFQQGANSVTHLYNAMRPFHHREPGIMAAALCDDNVFVQFISDGAHVHPAAIQMILKSKPQNRILLTSDASPLAGLSDGSRGNFSQQTVTVRGNQVINQEGGLAGSGKLVNDCLKNLVNWQLCDFGSAVQMASLNLARFLNEDSIGKLEPGCLADMVLWNKDTLEVETTFINGEVAYQRNASVARSA, encoded by the coding sequence ATGAAAATAATAACGGGTGCCACGCTGGTTCACCCGGATGGGCGGCAAACGGACAGTACACTGCTGATAGAGGGCAACCGGATTCGCAGTATCAGCCAGGAGGTTCCTGGTTCCCTGTTGCTGAATCAGGAAAACGTGGAGGTCTTCTCCGGGTCAGGCTGCTACCTGACCCCCGGATTGATAGAACTGCACTTCAACGGGGCCCTGGGCTGCAATTTAAACCAGACCAGCATTCGTGAAGTGCAGACGCTATTAACCCAGCTACCCGCCTTTGGCATTACCAGTGTTGTATTTACCGTCATTACCGGGGCCCTGACCGACATGGTGGCCGCCGTCCATACCCTGGAAGAAGTCATCCACCACAAAACCCCCTTTCATTGCCGCCCGCTGGGCCTTCATATGGAAGGGCCCTTCATCAACCCCGCTTTCCGGGGCACCCATCCTCAAGCGGACGTTCGACCCGCCACCCCCGATGATTTAAACATTCTGCTATCCCCGCACACCAAAATGATTACGCTGGCCCCGGAGGTGGGCAATAACCTGGACTTTATCCGGGAATTAAGCCAGCGGGGGATTCAGGTTTCCATTGGACACAGCAACGCCACCCATGCCCAGGTCATGCAGGCCTTTCAGCAAGGGGCCAACAGTGTGACCCATCTATACAACGCCATGCGCCCCTTCCATCACCGGGAGCCGGGCATTATGGCGGCAGCCTTGTGTGACGATAACGTCTTCGTGCAATTTATCAGTGACGGGGCCCATGTCCACCCGGCGGCCATCCAGATGATTTTAAAGTCAAAACCGCAAAACCGGATTTTGTTAACCAGCGACGCCAGCCCCCTAGCCGGACTCAGCGATGGCAGCCGTGGCAATTTCTCCCAGCAGACCGTGACCGTGCGGGGCAATCAGGTAATTAATCAGGAAGGGGGCCTGGCCGGAAGCGGCAAACTGGTGAATGATTGCCTGAAAAATCTGGTCAATTGGCAATTGTGCGACTTTGGCAGCGCCGTCCAGATGGCCTCCCTGAATCTGGCCCGGTTTTTAAATGAAGACAGCATCGGCAAACTGGAGCCCGGTTGTTTGGCCGATATGGTGCTTTGGAACAAAGACACGCTGGAAGTGGAAACCACCTTTATTAACGGAGAAGTGGCCTACCAGCGGAATGCCAGCGTGGCCCGTTCGGCTTAG
- the queC gene encoding 7-cyano-7-deazaguanine synthase QueC: MPASSSFSASSASSPANRAVVLLSGGLDSTVALADVLIRQPVACVLTFDYGQRAAARELKATRAIARHYGLTHHIVPLPWLSDLLPQALTPKQVLEDKGISLAQPLTDAELFDVNRVWVPNRNGLFLNIAACYAEAFNADSVVFGANAEEGVDFPDNTEAFRQKMSEVFAFSTLNGVQVQTPLVHLNKTEIMERGLALNVPFEWVWSCYEDAEIQCGQCPSCIRVQNAQRQLQAQTGKAAGLAFQ, from the coding sequence ATGCCTGCATCTTCTTCATTCTCTGCCTCTAGCGCTTCGTCTCCTGCCAATCGTGCGGTGGTTCTGCTGTCCGGTGGCCTGGATTCCACCGTGGCGTTGGCCGATGTTTTAATCCGGCAGCCGGTGGCCTGTGTTTTAACCTTTGATTACGGCCAACGGGCCGCCGCCCGGGAACTAAAAGCAACTAGGGCCATTGCCCGGCATTATGGGCTGACCCATCATATTGTCCCCTTGCCCTGGTTGTCGGATTTGCTGCCCCAAGCCCTGACTCCGAAACAGGTTTTGGAGGATAAGGGAATATCGTTGGCTCAGCCTCTCACGGATGCCGAGTTGTTTGATGTGAACCGGGTGTGGGTGCCCAATCGCAACGGCTTGTTTTTGAATATCGCTGCCTGCTATGCGGAAGCGTTCAATGCGGATTCGGTTGTTTTTGGGGCCAATGCCGAGGAGGGCGTTGATTTCCCGGACAATACGGAGGCCTTTCGCCAGAAGATGAGCGAGGTATTCGCTTTTTCCACCCTGAATGGGGTGCAGGTGCAAACCCCTTTGGTTCACCTGAATAAAACGGAAATTATGGAACGGGGATTGGCCCTGAATGTTCCGTTTGAATGGGTGTGGAGTTGCTACGAGGATGCTGAAATCCAGTGCGGACAGTGTCCCTCTTGTATTCGGGTACAAAATGCCCAGCGTCAACTGCAAGCCCAGACCGGCAAAGCGGCGGGTTTGGCTTTTCAATAA